In Mastomys coucha isolate ucsf_1 unplaced genomic scaffold, UCSF_Mcou_1 pScaffold5, whole genome shotgun sequence, one genomic interval encodes:
- the Meiob gene encoding meiosis-specific with OB domain-containing protein isoform X1, whose protein sequence is MAKFFSLKNFTALSDLHPNMANLKIIGIVIGKTDVKGFPDRKNIGSERYTLSFTIRDSPDHFVNVSSWGSEDYIRSLSESFRVGECVIIENPLIQRKETEREEKFSPATPSNYKLLLSENHSMVKVCSPYEVDTKLLSLIHLPVKESRDYYSLADIVANGQSLDGRIINVLAAVRSVGEPKYFTTSDRRKGQRCEVKLFDETEPSFTMTCWDNESILLAQSWMARETVIFASDVRINFNKFQNCMAATVISKTIVTVNPDTPEANILLNYIRESKETNVADEIDSYLKESVNLNTIVDVYTVEQLKVKALKSERKADPFYGILYAYISTLNIDDETTKVVRNRWYYLA, encoded by the exons aaaataatcGGAATAGTTATTGGGAAAACAGATGTCAAAGGCTTTCCAGACAGAAAAA ATATTGGATCAGAAAGATACACTTTGAGTTTCACCATTCGTGACTCACCAGACCACTTTGTGAATGTATCCTCCTGGGGCAGTGAGGACTACATCCGCTCGCTGTCGGAGAGCTTCAGGGTTGGTGAGTGTG TGATAATTGAAAATCCCCTGAtccaaagaaaggagacagaaagagaagaaaagtttaGCCCTGCAACTCCTAG CAACTATAAACTATTGCTCAGTGAGAATCACTCAATGGTAAAAGTTTGTTCCCCTTATGAAGTGGATACCAAGTTACTTTCTTTGATACACTTGCCTGTTAAAGAATCTCGAGATTATTACTCATTGGCTGACATTGTTGCAAATGGACAGAGTCTTGATGGGAGGATTATTAATGTGCTTGCAGCTGTGAGATCG GTTGGAGAGCCAAAATACTTTACAACTTCAGACAGAAGAAAAGGCCAGAGGTGTGAAGTTAAACTCTTTGATGAAACAGAACCTTCTTTCACAATGACATG TTGGGATAATGAATCCATTCTACTTGCACAGAGCTGGATGGCACGAGAAACAG TAATATTTGCCTCTGATGTGagaataaattttaacaaatttcaGAACTGCATGGCAGCAACTGTAATCTCAAAAACCATTGTCACAGTGAATCCAG ATACACCAGAAGCCAATATTCTACTGAATTATATAAGAGAAAGTAAAGAGACAAATGTAGCTGATGAAATTGACAGTTATTTGAAAGAATCCGTAAACT taaacacAATTGTTGATGTCTATACAGTGGAACAGTTAAAAGTAAAAGCTttgaaaagtgaaagaaaagctGATCCTTTCTATGGCATCCTTTATGCTTACATTTCTACATTGAACATTGATGATGAAACTACCAAAGTAGTTAGAAATAGATG
- the Meiob gene encoding meiosis-specific with OB domain-containing protein isoform X2 — MVKVCSPYEVDTKLLSLIHLPVKESRDYYSLADIVANGQSLDGRIINVLAAVRSVGEPKYFTTSDRRKGQRCEVKLFDETEPSFTMTCWDNESILLAQSWMARETVIFASDVRINFNKFQNCMAATVISKTIVTVNPDTPEANILLNYIRESKETNVADEIDSYLKESVNLNTIVDVYTVEQLKVKALKSERKADPFYGILYAYISTLNIDDETTKVVRNRWYYLA; from the exons ATGGTAAAAGTTTGTTCCCCTTATGAAGTGGATACCAAGTTACTTTCTTTGATACACTTGCCTGTTAAAGAATCTCGAGATTATTACTCATTGGCTGACATTGTTGCAAATGGACAGAGTCTTGATGGGAGGATTATTAATGTGCTTGCAGCTGTGAGATCG GTTGGAGAGCCAAAATACTTTACAACTTCAGACAGAAGAAAAGGCCAGAGGTGTGAAGTTAAACTCTTTGATGAAACAGAACCTTCTTTCACAATGACATG TTGGGATAATGAATCCATTCTACTTGCACAGAGCTGGATGGCACGAGAAACAG TAATATTTGCCTCTGATGTGagaataaattttaacaaatttcaGAACTGCATGGCAGCAACTGTAATCTCAAAAACCATTGTCACAGTGAATCCAG ATACACCAGAAGCCAATATTCTACTGAATTATATAAGAGAAAGTAAAGAGACAAATGTAGCTGATGAAATTGACAGTTATTTGAAAGAATCCGTAAACT taaacacAATTGTTGATGTCTATACAGTGGAACAGTTAAAAGTAAAAGCTttgaaaagtgaaagaaaagctGATCCTTTCTATGGCATCCTTTATGCTTACATTTCTACATTGAACATTGATGATGAAACTACCAAAGTAGTTAGAAATAGATG
- the Fahd1 gene encoding LOW QUALITY PROTEIN: acylpyruvase FAHD1, mitochondrial (The sequence of the model RefSeq protein was modified relative to this genomic sequence to represent the inferred CDS: deleted 2 bases in 1 codon), producing MPVVDLFVYFVRLGRAQSLPSTNPSVPPQTQEVPPRDRKSHPLTPGAYSNALNSPGPASRPPGGAQHLRLETARASPTDVWPPAPGCAASVPRRTYPDHGARRRLPALTAPEAQRPATQHHDPRGAQPGRGVRNTSVVGINTGVGDCNQSVSSSFCSQPISSCSLPKRHAFNPSLSARRVHSQPVPVWHRRAAPSQSVVAPSQNCSLPVPAALAQRLGLEGGLTSASRCCFGLDSVRRQRVLPKGCTTASTKPLSRFWEWGKNVVCVGRNYADHVKEMRSTVLSEPVLXXXXPVLFLKPSTAYAPEGSPVLMPAYCRNLHHEVELGVLLGRRGDAVPEAEAMDYVAGYALCLDMTARDVQEECKKKGLPWTLAKSFRSSCPVSAFVPKENIPDPHALRLWLKVNGELRQEGKTSSMIFSIPYIISYVSKIITLEEGDLILTGTPKGVGPVKENDEIEAGIDGVVSMRFKVERSEY from the exons ATGCCGGTGGTGGACCTTTTCGTCTATTTTGTCCGTTTAGGGCGGGCTCAGTCACTTCCTAGCACCAACCCGTCCGTCCCTCCCCAGACACAGGAAGTCCCGCCCCGTGACCGGAAGTCCCATcccctga CGCCAGGTGCCTATTCCAATGCCCTCAATTCGCCCGGCCCCGCTTCTCGCCCGCCCGGCGGCGCTCAGCACCTGCGCCTGGAGACAGCGAGGGCTAGTCCAACGGACGTCTGGCCTCCGGCACCCGGCTGCGCCGCGTCAGTGCCTAGACGCACTTACCCAGATCACGGCGCGCGCAGGCGGCTCCCAGCGCTGACAGCTCCGGAGGCACAGCGACCCGCGACCCAGCACCATGACCCACGGGGTGCACAGCCGGGTCGCGGAGTCCGCAACACCAGCGTCGTGGGCATCAACACTGGCGTTGGCGACTGCAACCAATCAGTGTCCTCCTCGTTCTGCTCCCAACCAATCAGCTCCTGCTCTTTACCAAAACGCCACGCCTTCAATCCGTCATTGTCCGCCCGTAGAGTTCACAGCCAACCAGTGCCTGTCTGGCACCGCCGCGCCGCCCCTAGCCAATCAGTCGTAGCTCCTTCTCAAAACTGTTCCCTACCTGTCCCGGCAGCCTTGGCCCAGAGACTGGGTCTGGAAGGAGGT CTGACCTCAGCGTCCCGCTGCTGCTTCGGCCTGGACAGCGTACGAAGGCAGCGAGTCCTCCCCAAAGGCTGTACCACGGCTTCCACCAAGCCGTTGTCTCGCTTCTGGGAGTGGGGCAAGAATGTCGTCTGCGTGGGGAGGAACTACGCAGACCACGTCAAGGAGATGCGCAGCACCGTGCTGAGTGAGCCTGTCCTTTTNNNNNNNNNN CCTGTCCTTTTCCTGAAGCCGTCCACCGCGTACGCTCCCGAGGGCTCACCGGTGTTAATGCCCGCTTACTGCCGGAACCTCCACCACGAGGTGGAGTTGGGAGTGCTTCTGGGCAGGCGTGGTGACGCAGTCCCGGAGGCTGAGGCCATGGACTACGTGGCCGGCTACGCTCTGTGCCTGGATATGACTGCCAGAGATGTGCAGGAAGAGTGCAAGAAGAAGGGGCTGCCGTGGACCCTGGCCAAGAGCTTCAGGTCATCCTGCCCGGTCAGTGCCTTCGTGCCCAAGGAGAACATTCCTGACCCTCATGCCCTGAGACTGTGGCTCAAGGTCAACGGAGAGCTCAGGCAGGAGGGCAAAACATCATCTATGATCTTTTCCATCCCCTACATCATCAGCTATGTTTCCAAGATAATAACCTTGGAAGAAGGAGATCTTATCTTGACCGGGACTCCAAAGGGAGTTGGAccagttaaagaaaatgatgagATCGAGGCCGGCATAGACGGCGTGGTTAGTATGAGGTTCAAGGTAGAAAGGTCAGAATACTGA